In a single window of the Paramagnetospirillum magnetotacticum MS-1 genome:
- the miaA gene encoding tRNA (adenosine(37)-N6)-dimethylallyltransferase MiaA has translation MTIPLAPRPAIVIAGPTASGKSGLALAIAREFGGVVINADSMQVTDALPLLTARPSPEDMVRAPHRLYAVLPPSELCSAARWALMATGEIQAAWNEGKLPILTGGTGLYLKAVMEGLSPIPDIPESIRAEARALLAEMGNAAFHNRLAKHDPLMAERLDSGNSQRLARAWEVIMATGRSLAEWQDEPRQGAVAARWFTMVLDPPRPRLYAQCESRFRAMVAAGALDEVRAFEALGLAHDLPIQKALGRRELAAHLAGETGLDAAIADACQATRNYAKRQGTWFRHQMMASLTVSEQLSESLIATIFLKIRQHLLTAP, from the coding sequence ATGACCATTCCCCTCGCCCCCAGACCGGCGATCGTCATCGCCGGTCCCACCGCGTCGGGCAAATCCGGCCTTGCCCTGGCCATCGCCCGTGAGTTCGGCGGCGTGGTGATCAACGCCGATTCCATGCAGGTGACCGATGCCCTGCCGCTGCTCACCGCCCGGCCCTCCCCCGAGGACATGGTGCGGGCGCCGCACCGCCTCTACGCCGTCTTGCCGCCCTCGGAGCTGTGTTCGGCGGCGCGCTGGGCCCTGATGGCCACGGGCGAGATCCAGGCGGCCTGGAACGAGGGCAAGCTGCCCATCCTGACGGGCGGCACCGGGCTTTATCTCAAGGCGGTGATGGAAGGATTGTCTCCCATTCCAGACATACCCGAGTCCATCCGGGCGGAGGCCCGCGCCCTGCTGGCCGAGATGGGCAACGCGGCCTTTCACAACCGGCTGGCCAAGCATGATCCTCTGATGGCCGAACGCCTCGATTCCGGTAACTCCCAACGCCTGGCGCGGGCCTGGGAGGTGATCATGGCCACCGGACGTTCCCTGGCCGAGTGGCAGGACGAGCCCCGCCAAGGCGCCGTCGCCGCCCGCTGGTTCACCATGGTCCTCGATCCGCCCCGCCCCCGCCTCTACGCCCAGTGCGAGTCCCGCTTTCGCGCCATGGTGGCGGCGGGCGCCCTGGACGAAGTGCGGGCGTTCGAAGCCCTGGGTCTCGCCCATGACCTTCCCATCCAAAAAGCCTTGGGGCGGCGTGAACTGGCCGCCCATCTGGCGGGAGAGACCGGGCTGGACGCCGCCATCGCCGATGCCTGCCAGGCCACCCGCAATTACGCCAAGCGCCAGGGCACATGGTTCCGTCATCAGATGATGGCGTCCCTGACCGTGTCTGAGCAACTTTCGGAAAGTTTAATAGCCACAATCTTTCTGAAAATTCGCCAACACCTCTTGACCGCCCCGTGA
- a CDS encoding acetolactate synthase 3 large subunit has protein sequence MAHHDTLTGAEILLKALVDQGVEVIFGYPGGAVLPIYDELFKQNRLRHVLVRHEQAAVHAAEGYARSTGKVGCVLVTSGPGATNAVTGLADAQCDSVPLVCLTGQVPTHLIGNDAFQEADITGITRPCTKHNYLVKDVNELARTVHEAFHVARSGRPGPVLIDLPKDVVQAKGEYQPPSKLKSKYKPQVKGDLKAIEKAVEMIAHAKRPIFYVGGGVVNSGPAACQLLTQFVRMTGYPCTLTLMGLGAFPGSDPLFLGMLGMHGTVEANMAMHDCDLMINIGARFDDRVTGKLEGFSPKSKKIHVDIDPSSINKNVAVDLPIVGDCAHVLEDMIKVWKAKQARVDDKALKAWWAKINQWRGTDCLSFENSNKIIKPQYAIQRLYEMTRHRNPYFCTEVGQHQMWAAQHLRFDLPLHWLTSGGLGTMGYGLPSAMGVQMAHPDALVINIAGEASIQMNIQEMATLVQHRLPVKIVILNNQYLGMVRQWQELIHGGRYSESHMIHHPDFVKLAEAFGAVGLRAENPGEVDGAIKEMIAVDRPVILEMRTDASENVFPMIMPGMAHNEMVLGPEDKGRDKPGSEQDGMVLV, from the coding sequence ATGGCGCATCACGATACGTTGACCGGAGCGGAAATCCTCCTCAAGGCCTTGGTCGACCAGGGCGTAGAGGTTATTTTCGGGTATCCCGGCGGCGCCGTACTGCCCATCTATGACGAGCTGTTCAAGCAGAACCGCCTGCGCCACGTCCTGGTCCGCCACGAGCAGGCCGCCGTGCACGCCGCCGAAGGGTACGCCCGCTCCACCGGCAAGGTGGGCTGTGTCCTGGTGACGTCTGGCCCCGGCGCCACCAATGCGGTCACCGGCCTGGCCGACGCCCAGTGTGATTCGGTGCCGCTGGTTTGCCTGACGGGTCAGGTTCCCACCCATCTGATCGGCAACGACGCCTTCCAGGAAGCCGACATCACCGGCATCACCCGGCCTTGCACCAAGCACAATTATCTGGTCAAGGACGTCAACGAGCTGGCGCGCACCGTGCACGAGGCCTTCCATGTGGCCCGTTCGGGCCGCCCCGGCCCGGTGCTGATCGACCTGCCCAAGGACGTGGTCCAGGCCAAGGGCGAGTACCAGCCGCCGTCCAAGCTGAAGTCCAAGTACAAGCCCCAGGTCAAGGGCGATCTGAAGGCCATCGAGAAGGCGGTCGAGATGATCGCCCATGCCAAGCGCCCCATCTTTTATGTGGGCGGCGGCGTGGTCAATTCCGGCCCGGCGGCCTGTCAGCTGCTGACCCAGTTCGTGCGCATGACCGGCTATCCCTGCACGCTGACCCTGATGGGTCTGGGCGCCTTCCCCGGTTCGGACCCGCTGTTCCTCGGCATGCTGGGCATGCACGGCACGGTCGAGGCCAACATGGCCATGCACGACTGCGATCTGATGATCAATATCGGCGCCCGCTTCGACGACCGCGTCACCGGCAAGCTGGAAGGCTTTTCGCCTAAGTCGAAGAAGATCCACGTCGATATCGATCCCAGCTCCATCAACAAGAACGTGGCGGTCGACCTGCCCATCGTCGGCGATTGCGCCCATGTTCTCGAAGACATGATCAAGGTGTGGAAGGCCAAGCAGGCCCGCGTCGATGACAAGGCGCTGAAGGCTTGGTGGGCCAAGATCAACCAGTGGCGGGGCACCGACTGCCTGTCCTTCGAGAATTCCAACAAGATCATCAAGCCGCAATACGCCATCCAGCGGCTCTACGAGATGACCCGTCATCGCAATCCCTATTTCTGCACCGAGGTGGGGCAGCATCAGATGTGGGCGGCGCAGCATCTGCGCTTTGACCTGCCGCTGCACTGGCTGACCTCGGGCGGGCTGGGCACCATGGGCTATGGCCTGCCGTCCGCCATGGGCGTGCAGATGGCGCATCCCGACGCGCTGGTCATCAACATCGCTGGCGAAGCCTCCATCCAGATGAACATCCAGGAGATGGCCACCCTGGTGCAGCACCGTCTGCCGGTGAAGATCGTCATCCTCAACAACCAGTATCTCGGCATGGTCCGCCAGTGGCAGGAACTGATCCATGGCGGCCGCTATTCCGAAAGCCACATGATCCACCACCCCGACTTCGTCAAGCTGGCCGAGGCCTTCGGCGCCGTCGGCCTGCGCGCCGAAAATCCCGGTGAGGTGGATGGCGCCATCAAGGAAATGATCGCCGTCGACCGCCCGGTGATCCTGGAAATGCGCACCGACGCCTCGGAAAACGTGTTCCCCATGATCATGCCCGGCATGGCCCATAATGAAATGGTTCTGGGGCCGGAGGATAAGGGTCGCGACAAGCCGGGCTCGGAACAAGATGGCATGGTTCTGGTGTAA
- the ilvN gene encoding acetolactate synthase small subunit, with the protein MQVTIAQQEINRHTIAVLVDNESGVLARVVGLFSGRGYNIESLTVAEVDASEKLSRITIVTSGTAMIIEQIKNQLRRLVPVYKVHDLTIEGPHVSRELALVKVAATGDKRVESLRIADIFRARAIDSTNESFVFEVVGATDKVDAFIKLMEPLGLADVSRTGVVAIARGPNPI; encoded by the coding sequence ATGCAAGTGACCATCGCTCAGCAGGAAATCAACCGCCACACCATCGCCGTCCTGGTGGACAACGAATCCGGCGTGCTGGCCCGTGTCGTCGGCCTGTTCTCGGGACGCGGCTACAACATTGAAAGCCTGACCGTGGCCGAGGTTGATGCCAGCGAAAAGCTGTCGCGCATCACCATCGTGACCAGCGGCACCGCCATGATCATCGAGCAGATCAAGAATCAGCTCCGCCGCCTGGTGCCGGTCTACAAGGTGCACGACCTGACCATCGAAGGTCCCCATGTGTCGCGCGAACTGGCCCTGGTTAAGGTGGCCGCCACCGGCGACAAGCGGGTGGAATCGTTGCGCATCGCCGACATTTTCCGGGCGCGCGCCATCGATTCCACCAATGAAAGCTTCGTCTTCGAAGTGGTGGGCGCCACCGACAAGGTGGACGCCTTCATCAAGCTGATGGAGCCCCTGGGTCTGGCCGACGTTTCGCGCACCGGCGTCGTCGCCATTGCGCGCGGACCGAATCCGATTTAG
- the ilvC gene encoding ketol-acid reductoisomerase — protein MRVYYDRDADVNLIKGKKVVVVGYGSQGHAHALNLRDSGVKDVAVALRAGSATAKKAEAEGLKVMTPADAAKWGDVVMILTPDELQADLYYQDLAGNMKQGAALVFAHGLNIHFKLIEARADLDVFMVAPKGPGHTVRGEYLKGGGVPCLVAVAQNASGNALEIALSYASAIGGGRSGIIETTFREECETDLFGEQVVLCGGLTKLIQYGFETLVEAGYAPEMAYFECLHEVKLIVDLIYEGGIANMRYSISNTAEYGDYVTGPRIITNETKAEMKRVLEDIQAGRFVRDWMLECKAGQPSFKATRRIQAEHGIEVVGEKLRAMMPWIAKNKLVDKAKN, from the coding sequence ATGCGCGTTTATTACGATCGGGATGCCGACGTTAATCTGATCAAGGGCAAGAAGGTCGTGGTGGTGGGCTACGGCTCCCAGGGCCATGCCCATGCCCTGAACCTGCGGGATTCCGGCGTCAAGGACGTGGCCGTCGCTTTGCGCGCCGGTTCCGCCACCGCCAAGAAGGCCGAGGCCGAGGGCCTCAAGGTCATGACCCCCGCCGATGCCGCCAAGTGGGGCGACGTGGTGATGATCCTCACCCCCGACGAGCTGCAGGCCGATCTCTACTATCAGGACCTGGCGGGCAACATGAAGCAGGGCGCCGCCCTGGTCTTCGCCCATGGCCTGAACATCCACTTCAAGCTGATCGAAGCCCGCGCCGATCTCGACGTGTTCATGGTCGCCCCCAAGGGCCCCGGCCATACCGTGCGCGGCGAATACCTGAAGGGCGGCGGTGTGCCCTGTCTGGTGGCCGTGGCTCAGAACGCCTCGGGCAATGCGCTGGAGATCGCCCTGTCCTACGCGTCCGCCATCGGCGGCGGCCGTTCGGGCATCATCGAGACCACCTTCCGCGAGGAATGCGAGACCGACCTGTTCGGCGAGCAGGTGGTCCTGTGCGGTGGCCTGACCAAGCTGATCCAGTACGGCTTCGAAACCCTGGTCGAGGCGGGCTATGCCCCCGAGATGGCCTATTTCGAGTGCCTGCACGAAGTGAAGCTGATCGTCGACCTCATCTATGAGGGCGGCATCGCCAATATGCGCTACTCCATCTCCAACACCGCGGAATACGGCGACTACGTCACCGGCCCGCGCATCATCACCAACGAGACCAAGGCCGAGATGAAGCGCGTCCTGGAAGACATCCAGGCCGGTCGCTTCGTCCGCGACTGGATGCTGGAATGCAAGGCCGGTCAGCCCTCCTTCAAGGCGACCCGTCGTATCCAGGCCGAACACGGCATCGAAGTGGTCGGCGAGAAGCTGCGCGCCATGATGCCCTGGATCGCCAAGAACAAGCTGGTGGACAAGGCCAAGAACTAA
- a CDS encoding 2-isopropylmalate synthase produces the protein MDKNRVIIFDTTLRDGEQSPGASMNLEEKVRIALALEEMGVDVIEAGFPIASNGDFEAVEAVARAVKTSVICGLARATKGDIERCAEAVKPAGRGRIHTFLSTSPLHMKYKLQMEPEKVLEKISESVAYARNLTDDVEWSAEDGSRTEHDFLCTCVEAAIKAGARTINIPDTVGYAIPDEYAALIAMLFNRVPNIDKAIISVHCHNDLGLAVANSLAAVGKGARQIECTINGLGERAGNAAMEEIVMALRTRPDLLPYKSGVKTENITRASRLVSTITGFVVQPNKAIVGKNAFAHESGIHQDGVLKHAQTYEIMTPESVGLNRSSLVMGKHSGRAAFKAKLKDLGYELGDNAVEDAFTRFKDLADRKKDVFDEDIVALVDDAVVRGNDRLKLVSLEVLCGTKHQPPSAELELSVDGVVKSVRATGDGPVDATFNAIKALFPHEVKLQLYQVSAVTQGTDAQAEVTVRLEEDGKSVNGQGAETDTLVASARAYVNALNKLLVKRQKTAPDAAGA, from the coding sequence ATGGACAAGAACCGCGTCATCATCTTCGACACCACGCTGCGCGACGGCGAGCAATCGCCCGGCGCCTCCATGAATCTGGAGGAGAAGGTCCGCATTGCGCTGGCACTGGAAGAGATGGGCGTCGATGTGATCGAGGCGGGCTTTCCCATTGCGTCCAACGGCGATTTCGAGGCCGTGGAGGCCGTGGCCAGGGCGGTGAAGACTTCGGTGATCTGTGGCCTGGCCCGCGCCACCAAGGGCGATATCGAGCGCTGCGCCGAAGCCGTCAAACCGGCGGGGCGGGGCCGCATCCATACCTTCTTGTCCACCAGCCCGCTGCACATGAAATACAAGCTGCAGATGGAGCCGGAAAAGGTCCTGGAGAAGATCTCCGAATCGGTGGCCTATGCCCGCAACCTGACCGACGACGTGGAATGGTCGGCCGAGGACGGCTCGCGCACCGAACACGACTTCCTGTGCACCTGTGTCGAGGCCGCCATCAAGGCCGGGGCGCGCACCATCAATATCCCCGACACGGTGGGCTATGCCATCCCGGATGAATATGCGGCCCTGATCGCTATGCTGTTCAACCGCGTGCCCAATATCGACAAGGCGATCATCTCGGTCCATTGCCACAACGATCTCGGCCTCGCCGTGGCCAATTCCCTGGCCGCCGTGGGCAAGGGCGCGCGGCAGATCGAATGCACCATCAACGGCTTGGGCGAACGCGCTGGCAATGCCGCCATGGAAGAGATCGTCATGGCGCTGCGCACGCGCCCCGACCTCCTGCCCTACAAGTCGGGCGTTAAGACCGAGAACATCACGCGGGCGTCGCGGCTGGTGTCCACCATCACCGGCTTCGTGGTGCAGCCCAACAAGGCCATCGTCGGCAAGAACGCCTTCGCCCATGAATCGGGCATCCACCAGGACGGCGTCCTTAAGCACGCCCAGACCTACGAGATCATGACCCCGGAATCCGTGGGTCTGAACCGTTCGTCCCTGGTGATGGGCAAGCATTCGGGCCGCGCCGCCTTCAAGGCCAAGCTGAAGGATCTGGGTTACGAACTGGGCGACAACGCCGTCGAGGACGCCTTTACCCGCTTCAAGGACCTGGCCGACCGCAAGAAGGACGTGTTCGACGAGGATATCGTCGCCCTGGTCGATGACGCCGTGGTGCGCGGCAACGACCGGCTCAAGCTGGTCTCGCTGGAAGTGCTGTGCGGCACCAAGCACCAGCCGCCCTCGGCCGAACTGGAGCTTTCGGTGGACGGCGTGGTGAAAAGCGTGCGCGCTACGGGTGACGGCCCGGTGGACGCCACCTTCAACGCCATCAAGGCGCTGTTCCCCCATGAGGTCAAGCTGCAGCTCTATCAGGTGAGCGCGGTAACCCAGGGCACCGACGCCCAGGCCGAGGTGACCGTGCGCCTGGAAGAGGACGGCAAAAGCGTCAACGGCCAGGGCGCCGAAACCGATACTTTGGTGGCCTCGGCGCGGGCCTATGTCAACGCGTTGAACAAACTTCTGGTCAAACGGCAAAAAACCGCCCCCGATGCCGCCGGAGCGTGA
- a CDS encoding rod shape-determining protein: protein MFSKLTGWMSADMAIDLGTANTLVYVKGRGIVLNEPSVVAIAEEKGKKKVLAVGDEAKMMLGRTPGYIQAIRPLRDGVIADFEVAEEMIKHFIRKVHNRRSFASPLVIVCVPSGSTAVERRAIQESAESAGARRVFLIEEPMAAAIGAGLPVTEPTGSMVVDIGGGTTEVAVLSLGGIVYSRSVRVGGDKMDEAIIAYIRRNHNLLVGEGSAERIKKEIGSACPPEDGEGRTMEIKGRDLMNGVPKELIISERQIAESLAEPVGAIIEAVKVALEHTAPELAADIVDKGIVLTGGGALLSNLDYVLRHATGLPVSIADDPLSCVALGTGRALEEMPKLKNVLTSMY, encoded by the coding sequence ATGTTTTCGAAACTGACGGGTTGGATGTCTGCCGACATGGCGATCGATCTCGGGACCGCCAATACGCTGGTCTACGTGAAAGGTCGCGGTATCGTTCTCAACGAGCCGTCGGTGGTCGCCATCGCGGAAGAAAAGGGCAAGAAGAAAGTCCTCGCCGTGGGTGACGAGGCCAAGATGATGCTGGGCCGCACGCCCGGCTATATCCAGGCCATCCGCCCCCTTCGTGACGGCGTCATCGCCGATTTCGAAGTGGCCGAGGAGATGATCAAGCACTTCATCCGCAAGGTGCACAACCGCCGCTCCTTCGCCAGTCCGCTGGTCATCGTCTGCGTGCCGTCGGGCTCCACCGCCGTTGAGCGCCGCGCCATTCAGGAATCGGCGGAAAGCGCTGGCGCACGCCGCGTCTTCCTGATCGAGGAACCCATGGCGGCTGCCATCGGCGCCGGACTGCCCGTCACCGAGCCCACCGGCTCCATGGTGGTCGATATCGGTGGCGGCACCACCGAGGTGGCCGTTCTCTCGCTGGGCGGCATCGTCTATTCCCGCTCGGTGCGCGTCGGCGGCGACAAGATGGACGAGGCGATCATCGCCTATATCCGCCGCAACCATAATCTTCTGGTGGGCGAAGGCTCGGCCGAGCGCATCAAGAAGGAAATCGGCTCCGCCTGCCCCCCTGAGGACGGCGAAGGCCGCACCATGGAGATCAAGGGCCGCGACCTGATGAACGGCGTGCCCAAGGAACTGATCATCTCCGAGCGTCAGATCGCCGAATCCCTGGCCGAACCGGTGGGCGCCATCATCGAGGCGGTCAAGGTCGCCCTGGAACACACCGCCCCCGAACTGGCCGCCGACATCGTCGACAAGGGCATCGTTCTGACCGGCGGCGGCGCTTTGCTGTCCAATCTGGACTATGTGCTGCGCCACGCCACCGGCCTGCCGGTCTCCATCGCCGACGACCCGCTGTCTTGCGTGGCGCTCGGCACCGGCCGCGCCCTGGAAGAGATGCCCAAGCTGAAGAACGTGCTGACCAGCATGTACTAG
- the mreC gene encoding rod shape-determining protein MreC produces the protein MKQSGAAGRLATLRLLVQRFAFLSLIVASVTLMILGKADIVLIERTRALVADAIAPLLDAMARPASTIAQITENFHELANLRTENARLKEENAKLMHWQTVARRLEAENTVLHDQLNFIPDPDPAFVTARVIGDMGSAFGQSMLLGAGAKDGVRKGQTVLTGEALAGHVAEVGARSSRLLLITDINARTPVMLEATRTRAILTGDNSQRPRLNYITGSPAISVGDRVVTAASGGAFPPGIPVGVVSSVTDGIVRVEPFVQRHRLEFVSVVDFGLGGILPFERPPPPERRRRGREE, from the coding sequence GTGAAGCAGTCGGGTGCGGCAGGTCGGCTCGCCACGTTGAGGCTGCTCGTCCAGCGCTTTGCCTTTTTATCCCTGATTGTCGCCTCGGTCACCCTGATGATCCTGGGAAAGGCCGATATCGTGCTGATCGAGCGCACCCGCGCCCTGGTGGCCGACGCCATCGCGCCGCTGCTCGACGCCATGGCGCGCCCGGCCTCCACCATCGCCCAGATCACCGAGAACTTCCACGAACTGGCCAATCTGCGCACCGAGAACGCCCGCCTCAAGGAAGAGAACGCCAAGCTGATGCACTGGCAGACCGTGGCGCGCCGCCTGGAGGCCGAGAATACGGTTCTGCATGACCAGCTGAACTTCATCCCCGACCCCGACCCCGCCTTCGTCACCGCCAGGGTGATCGGCGATATGGGCTCGGCCTTCGGCCAAAGCATGCTGCTGGGCGCTGGCGCCAAGGACGGCGTGCGCAAAGGCCAGACCGTGCTGACCGGCGAGGCGCTGGCCGGGCATGTGGCCGAGGTCGGCGCCCGCTCGTCCAGGCTGCTGCTGATCACCGACATCAACGCCCGCACGCCCGTCATGCTGGAAGCCACCCGCACGCGGGCCATTCTCACCGGCGACAACAGCCAGCGGCCACGGCTGAACTACATCACCGGCAGCCCCGCCATCTCGGTGGGCGACCGGGTGGTCACCGCCGCGTCGGGCGGCGCCTTCCCGCCCGGCATTCCGGTGGGTGTGGTGTCCTCGGTGACGGACGGCATCGTCCGGGTGGAACCCTTCGTCCAGCGCCATCGCCTGGAATTCGTCTCCGTCGTCGATTTCGGCCTGGGCGGCATCCTGCCCTTCGAGAGGCCGCCGCCGCCGGAGCGCCGCCGCCGCGGGAGGGAGGAGTGA